The window CCCTAGGCCAAAGGGAAGCCGCCAGCCCTGTCCCCCGGCTGGGGCGGCAAGAACCTAGCGTCCAGGGATAAGAAAGCGAAATAGCCCCCGAAAGGGGGCTTCTCCTTTGCCAGGAGAGGGGCAAGGGTGGCCTGGGGTTTAGGGCTCTGCGAGCGGTATTGCTAGGGCAACCGGTACCTGCGCCCGCTGGCGCTCACGACCTCCACCTGGGGGGTTCCATTCCCCAAATCCTGTACTACGCAGAAGGTGACCGTAGCCCCGGGAGGGGGAACGGAGTAGCTTCCCGCCGTATAGCCTTGGGTGCAGTCGCCGGTTACCACAAGGCGGTTGGGTTGCTCGGCCAAGTAAGCCCAAGCGGCTTTAAAGACGTTTTGGCCGTGGGTTAGAGCAGCTCGGTCCTGGGATGCTTTCCAGGA is drawn from Thermus hydrothermalis and contains these coding sequences:
- a CDS encoding type II secretion system protein, with the protein product MASPTRGFTLLELLVAIFIIGLIATTFVTSLSTSWKASQDRAALTHGQNVFKAAWAYLAEQPNRLVVTGDCTQGYTAGSYSVPPPGATVTFCVVQDLGNGTPQVEVVSASGRRYRLP